A single window of Desulfovibrio sp. G11 DNA harbors:
- a CDS encoding formate dehydrogenase accessory protein FdhE produces the protein MASSCQSVAKTLAEVVECRPVLEPVLRAFEPLLAAQAQLADDLADSIRASGLELPEAQPGALEQGLSLLAGVPLTGAAAPLRQSAEKLLPLLATLETMAPHLPALEAFLLAPAGAAKKGKGAKTRQDPREALAEALLSGNSEEETRLAAAHDLDPSILHFAFSFVLAPVLRAIVSGSLPEEGDAPWDAGSLWRQGYCPVCGSFATIAWLDKPLVDEKNAYLAGGGGKKHLHCGLCGTDWKFMRGTCPSCGEKGSGVIEMLRESGSAHGERLDWCTKCKTYCPTVDLRERDGKPDMDALALGMMHLDMVAARKKLRPLKVSFWNTF, from the coding sequence ATGGCCTCATCCTGCCAAAGCGTGGCAAAAACCCTGGCGGAGGTGGTGGAATGCCGCCCCGTGCTGGAACCCGTGCTACGGGCGTTTGAACCCCTGCTGGCCGCCCAGGCCCAATTGGCCGATGATCTGGCCGACAGCATACGCGCTTCGGGGCTGGAACTGCCTGAAGCGCAGCCCGGCGCCCTGGAGCAGGGTCTTTCATTGCTGGCCGGCGTACCGTTGACGGGAGCCGCCGCCCCGTTGCGGCAAAGCGCCGAAAAACTGCTGCCGCTTTTGGCTACGCTGGAAACCATGGCTCCTCACCTGCCCGCCCTTGAGGCTTTTTTGCTGGCTCCGGCTGGAGCAGCAAAGAAGGGCAAGGGGGCCAAAACCAGGCAGGATCCGCGCGAAGCACTGGCCGAAGCCCTGCTGTCGGGTAACAGCGAAGAAGAAACCCGTCTGGCTGCCGCACATGACCTCGATCCTTCAATACTGCATTTTGCCTTCAGTTTTGTGCTGGCCCCGGTTTTACGCGCAATTGTGTCAGGGAGCCTGCCTGAAGAAGGGGACGCCCCCTGGGATGCGGGCAGCCTGTGGCGGCAGGGCTATTGCCCCGTATGCGGCAGTTTTGCCACCATCGCCTGGCTCGACAAACCCCTGGTTGACGAAAAAAATGCCTATCTGGCTGGCGGCGGCGGCAAGAAACATCTGCACTGCGGCCTGTGCGGCACTGACTGGAAATTCATGCGCGGAACCTGTCCTTCATGTGGCGAGAAGGGCAGCGGTGTCATCGAAATGCTGCGTGAAAGCGGCTCGGCTCACGGCGAGCGGCTGGACTGGTGCACCAAGTGTAAAACCTATTGCCCGACAGTGGACCTGCGTGAACGCGACGGAAAGCCGGATATGGACGCGCTGGCCCTGGGGATGATGCACCTGGATATGGTGGCGGCCCGTAAAAAGCTGCGCCCGCTCAAGGTTTCGTTCTGGAATACTTTTTAG
- a CDS encoding 4Fe-4S dicluster domain-containing protein — translation MPKTFLVDTTRCTACRGCQLACKEWHDLPANHTKQRGTHQNPPDLNPNNLKIVRFHEYINDEGNVVWNFFPDQCRHCLTPPCVDVADMAVPGAMIQDKKTGAVLATEKSAKLSEDDAQAIQEACPYNIPRRDPENGRLTKCDMCIDRVSAGMQPICVKTCPTGAMVFGEREEVLPLAQKRLENAKKRWPKAFLADMEDVSVIYLLADTKDKYYEFAAFM, via the coding sequence ATGCCGAAAACATTCTTAGTTGACACCACGCGGTGCACGGCATGTCGTGGCTGCCAGTTGGCCTGTAAGGAGTGGCATGATCTGCCTGCCAACCACACCAAGCAGCGCGGCACGCACCAGAATCCGCCGGATCTGAATCCCAACAACCTCAAGATTGTACGCTTTCACGAATATATCAATGACGAAGGCAATGTGGTCTGGAACTTCTTTCCCGACCAGTGCCGCCATTGCCTCACGCCGCCCTGTGTGGATGTGGCAGACATGGCGGTGCCGGGAGCCATGATACAGGACAAGAAAACAGGGGCCGTACTGGCTACGGAAAAATCGGCCAAGCTCAGCGAGGACGACGCCCAGGCCATACAGGAGGCCTGCCCCTATAATATTCCCAGGCGCGATCCCGAAAACGGCCGCCTGACCAAGTGCGATATGTGCATCGACCGTGTCAGCGCGGGTATGCAGCCTATCTGCGTCAAGACCTGCCCGACAGGGGCCATGGTTTTCGGCGAGCGTGAAGAGGTGCTGCCCCTGGCCCAGAAACGTCTTGAAAACGCCAAAAAGCGTTGGCCCAAGGCTTTTTTGGCCGATATGGAAGATGTCAGCGTGATCTACCTGCTGGCCGACACCAAGGATAAGTATTACGAGTTCGCAGCCTTTATGTAG